A genomic segment from Verrucomicrobiota bacterium encodes:
- the asnB gene encoding asparagine synthase (glutamine-hydrolyzing): MSSIEDNAIQLLAHRGPDGNGVWKSAEVTLVHTRLSIIGSDEVGAQPMVLKEGCIQRDAMDVVSASPAEDVGGSRRKVIVFNGEIYNYRELRAEMEAQGETFHHDSDTEVLLRLIAREGAEALPKLAGMYAFAYWDEETGTALLARDPLGIKPLFYRMDDGVLSFASEYRVLRRAGDALDPETLRDFFLWGSVPEPGTLVKPVRLLQAGHFIDWRPGEEVFPRRMLPEVLDQQMVTSAVNPKRTNESHAAASIYPVKVRDALEESVARHLVSDVPVGIFLSGGIDSTVLLALVRKQLGPDADIRTFSIGFSDPAYDESGAAMRTAHHFRANHTEWKITADEASAEIAPYLAAIDQPSIDGFNTWCVSKLARQEGMKVVLSGLGADEVFGGYPSFRMVPALHSLHRLPRVLRVALSLLLQNFPVGSPKRRLADFLSGDGSWLEAYHAKRGIFTEEEASCLAEHLSGSVPKPVNWRISSLFSEDRDMVSFLELTRYMRNQLLRDSDVFSMAHGLELRVPFVDERFLSAVFKIPASTRLADRKQLLTDAVPEIPEWILNRPKRGFSFPFQQWVEEKLGDRLAAVESESPVSLMTWYRKWAVAVAQECIERADGERLKAEG; this comes from the coding sequence TTGTCCTCTATAGAAGACAATGCAATCCAACTACTTGCGCATCGGGGACCCGATGGTAACGGAGTATGGAAATCTGCCGAAGTGACCTTAGTTCATACCCGTCTCTCGATTATCGGAAGTGATGAGGTGGGGGCGCAGCCGATGGTTCTCAAGGAGGGGTGTATCCAACGGGACGCGATGGATGTTGTGTCCGCATCGCCTGCCGAGGACGTTGGTGGATCCCGGCGCAAGGTTATCGTCTTCAACGGGGAGATCTACAATTACAGGGAGCTCCGCGCGGAGATGGAGGCTCAGGGGGAGACCTTTCACCATGACTCGGATACGGAGGTGCTTCTCCGTCTGATCGCGAGGGAGGGTGCCGAGGCGCTCCCGAAGCTGGCGGGGATGTATGCATTCGCCTATTGGGACGAGGAGACGGGCACGGCGTTACTGGCCAGGGATCCCCTGGGTATCAAGCCGCTCTTCTATCGAATGGATGACGGGGTGCTGAGTTTCGCCTCGGAGTATCGTGTGCTGCGTCGTGCTGGTGACGCCTTGGATCCCGAAACCCTGCGTGACTTCTTCCTCTGGGGGAGCGTCCCCGAGCCCGGAACCCTCGTCAAGCCGGTGAGACTTCTCCAGGCCGGTCACTTCATCGACTGGCGTCCCGGGGAGGAGGTGTTTCCCAGGCGTATGCTCCCGGAGGTCCTTGACCAACAAATGGTCACCTCCGCCGTGAATCCAAAGCGAACCAATGAGTCTCATGCGGCGGCATCGATCTATCCCGTGAAGGTCCGTGACGCTCTGGAAGAGAGCGTGGCGCGCCACCTTGTGAGCGATGTTCCGGTAGGAATCTTCCTGAGCGGGGGCATCGATTCGACAGTGCTTCTGGCTCTGGTTCGAAAACAGCTTGGACCTGATGCCGATATCAGGACGTTCTCGATCGGCTTTTCTGATCCAGCATACGATGAGTCCGGGGCGGCCATGCGAACCGCGCATCATTTCCGGGCGAATCACACGGAGTGGAAGATCACTGCGGATGAGGCGAGCGCTGAGATCGCTCCCTATCTCGCCGCGATCGATCAGCCCAGCATAGACGGCTTCAATACCTGGTGTGTCAGCAAGCTGGCCCGCCAGGAAGGAATGAAGGTGGTGCTCTCAGGCCTGGGAGCCGATGAAGTCTTCGGAGGTTATCCATCCTTCCGCATGGTTCCCGCACTCCATTCCCTCCACAGGCTCCCCCGCGTCCTGCGCGTCGCTCTCTCCCTGCTACTTCAAAACTTTCCCGTCGGATCTCCGAAAAGACGTCTGGCAGATTTCCTCTCCGGTGACGGCTCGTGGTTGGAGGCCTACCACGCCAAGCGGGGAATCTTCACCGAGGAGGAGGCAAGCTGCCTGGCCGAACATCTTAGCGGCAGTGTGCCGAAACCTGTGAACTGGAGGATTTCCTCACTGTTTTCCGAGGATCGCGACATGGTTTCCTTCCTCGAGTTGACGCGATACATGCGCAATCAGCTCCTGCGTGACAGCGATGTCTTCTCGATGGCGCACGGATTGGAGCTTCGCGTCCCGTTTGTCGATGAACGTTTCCTGAGTGCCGTCTTCAAGATCCCGGCTTCGACGCGCTTGGCGGATCGCAAGCAGCTGTTGACCGATGCGGTCCCCGAAATTCCCGAGTGGATCCTGAACCGTCCGAAGCGGGGATTTTCGTTCCCATTCCAGCAGTGGGTCGAGGAGAAGTTAGGTGATCGACTCGCTGCAGTTGAGAGCGAGTCTCCGGTTTCCTTGATGACCTGGTACCGAAAGTGGGCGGTAGCTGTAGCCCAAGAGTGTATCGAAAGGGCAGATGGGGAAAGGCTGAAGGCTGAAGGCTGA